Part of the Pyricularia oryzae 70-15 chromosome 3, whole genome shotgun sequence genome, CAACCGCTCCAGCACCTCAAAGTCGGGCTCGGCCGACCTGCTCGCAAACATGAAGCCCATGCCACCCAACATGGACAGTGTCGCCCCGACCACCCTATCAAAGGTCTACTCCGAAACCAACTACGCCTTCCTCTTCGCCCCCGTCTTCCACACCGGCATGCGCTACGTCGCCCCGATACGCAAGCAGCTGCCGTGGAGGACGCTCTTCAACCTGATCGGCCCGCTGTCCAACCCGATCGATTCTGGCGTCGGCAGCCCCGTCCTGGAGGCCCGCGTGCTGGGAGTCGCCCGCGCCGAGCTGGGCCCCGTCTTCCTCGACGCGCTGAGGATGGCCGGCGTCGACAAGGCCATGGTGATCTGCGGCGTCGAGGAGCTGGACGAGGTCAGCTGCGCAGGCCCCACCAACGTGTGGCGGctgaggcggcggcgcgacGGCGAGGGCAACGGCGAGGCCGTCATCTCGGAGCACTTTTACGTGAACCCGTCCGACTTTGGCCTGAGCACCCACCCGCTCGCCAACGTGTCGGGCAACAAGGAGCCCGCCGAGAACGCCGAGATCTTGTCCAAGATCCTGCAAGGGGAGCTGCCCGACGACGACCCCATCCTCGAGTTCGTCCTGATGAACACAGCCACCCTCTTCGTCGCCAGCGGCATCTGCGAGGCTGACCAGAGCAACATGGGCCACGGCGACGA contains:
- a CDS encoding anthranilate phosphoribosyltransferase; translated protein: MVAPNANGNGTELPKVDIKPLLSRLWPVPKEDINQVSVDDIADAIAHFFTDRVSEVQAASLLMCLHFTGFDRRADVMAATAARMRSAAEKIDLTEINRIILDRNLGEGNYQGGLVDIVGTGGDAHNTFNISTTSSIIASSLLMLAKHGNRSSTSKSGSADLLANMKPMPPNMDSVAPTTLSKVYSETNYAFLFAPVFHTGMRYVAPIRKQLPWRTLFNLIGPLSNPIDSGVGSPVLEARVLGVARAELGPVFLDALRMAGVDKAMVICGVEELDEVSCAGPTNVWRLRRRRDGEGNGEAVISEHFYVNPSDFGLSTHPLANVSGNKEPAENAEILSKILQGELPDDDPILEFVLMNTATLFVASGICEADQSNMGHGDDGVVIKERGPGGERWKEGVRRARWALKSGEAWRQWQAFVKVTNSISR